From the genome of Pseudomonas putida:
AGGTCGGCGCCGGCACTGAGCCGAAGCACGAGCCGCGGCCGGTGGTGAAGGCGATCAGGTTGGCACCGCCGGCGATCTGCCCGGTGGCCGAGACCGGGTCGTAGCCAGGGGTATCCATGAACACCAGGCCGTGGGTTTTCACCGGATGGGCATACTCGTACACGTCCATCAGCGGCGCATTGCCGCCCTTTTTCGCGCCGCCCAGTGACTTTTCCAGCACGTTGGCCAGGCCACCGGCATTGTTGCCGGGGCTGACGCGGCCGTTGATCTGGGTATCGCGGCCGCGGTTGTACTCCAGCCACCACTCAATGCGCTCGATCAGTTTGCGGCCCACCGCCGGGGTGGCGGCGCGGGCGGTCAGGGTGTGCTCGACGCCGAAGATTTCCGAGGTTTCCGAAAGGATCGCCGTACCGCCATGGCGCACCAGGATATCCACCGCCGCGCCCAGCGCCGGGTTGGCCGAAAGGCCGGAGAATCCATCCGAACCGCCGCATTGCATGCCGATCATCAAGTGCTCGGCGGACACCGGCTGCCGCCGCGCCTGGTCGGCCTTGGGCAGCATGCCTTCGATCAGCGCGATGCCCTGATCGGTGGCGCTTTTCACCCCGCCGACCTCCTGGATCACCAGCTTCTTCAGCATGTCGCCTTCCACCAGCCCTTCCTGCTCGAAGAAGCCGTGGATGTTGTTGCGCTCGCAGCCCAGGGCGATCACCACCGCACCCACGGTGTTGGGGTGCTTGATGTAACCACCGATGGTGCGACGCAACAGGTCCATCGGCTCGCCGGTCATTTCCATGCCACAGCCGATTTCGTGCACATAAGGCACCACGCCATCAATGTTGGGGAAACCTGCCAAGCGGCGCTCGTCGAAGTGGTTGGCGATCTTGCGCGCCACGGTGGCACCGCAGTTGCCGACCACGAACACACCGAGGTAATTGCGGGTGGCCACGCGGCCATCCTCGCGGACGATGCCCTGGAAAGTCGCGCGCTGCTCGGGCGGCAGCAGGTCGGTGGGCACATAGTCCAGGCCGTAGCGGTAATCGCGGTCGGTTTCACCGAAGACGATGTTGTGGCTGTGCATCCAGGTGCCAGGCGGCAAATCCTCGGCGGCATAGCCGATCACCGTGTTGTACTTGAGCACCGGCTCGCCCTTGGTGATCAGCCGGGCAGCGACCTTGTGCCCCAGCGGCACGGCTTGCTGGATGGTGACGCCTTCACCGGGGATGGCGGTGCCGGCAGGAATCTCGATACGCGCGACCACGACATTGTCGGCGGCATCGAGGCGAATGACTGGGCTGACTTCACGGTAACTCATGGTGTTTTCCTATAGGTATGACGCCCATGACGGTGGCGGCACGCTCGCCACCGCCAAGGCTTGCTCACGGGCGTTTGCCGAACTCGATGCTGTGCTGGGTCCAGGCCAGGGCCTGTTCGCTGAGGGAGAAGCCCAGGCCTGGGCGGTTGGGCACCCACATGCGGCCCTCACGCAACTCCAGGCGTTCATTGGACATCGGCTCTAGCCATTCGAAGTGTTCCAGCCACGGCTCCTCCGGGTAGGCTGCCGCCAGGTGCAGGTGGATTTCCATGGCAAAATGCGGGGCCAGCTTCAGGCCTCTGAAACTGGCTAGGTTCATGATCTGCAGGAACGGCGTGATACCGCCTACCCGCGGCGCATCGGGCTGGACGAAATCACAAGCGTTGGCAGTGATCAGCTGGGCGTGCTCGTTGAAGCTGGTGAGCATCTCGCCGGTGGCGATGGCGGTGTCCAACGACGCAGCCAAGGCGGCGTGGCCTTCGACGTCGGCACTGTCCAACGGCTCTTCGATCCAGGTCAGGTCGAACTGCTCGAGCTTGCGGCAGAAACGCTGGGCGGTAACCCGGTCCCATTGCTGGTTGGCGTCGACCATCAGCGGGAAGCCTTCGCCCAGTTGCTCGCGCACCGCCTGCACACGCTTGAAGTCGATGCTGGTGTCCGGCTGGCCGACCTTGATCTTGATGCCGCCGATGCCATTGCGACGGGAGGTCTGCACGTTTTCCAGGACCTTTTCCAGGGGCGTCGACAGGTAGCCGCCGGAGGTGTTGTAGCACTGTACCGAGTCGCGATGAGCGCCCAGCAACTTGGCCAGCGGCAGGCCCGCGCGCTTGGCTTTCAGATCCCACAGGGCGATGTCGAATGGTGCGATGGCCTGGGTGGTCAGGCCACTGCGGCCCATTGAAGCACCGGCCCAAAGCAGCTTGTTGTAGAGCTTGGCGATGTCGTTCGGGTCTTCGCCCAGCAGCGTCGGGGCGATTTCCTGGGCGTGGGCGTACATGCCGGGGCCACCGGCACGTTTGGAGTAGCCGAAACCGATGCCTTCGTGGCCTTCACGGGTGCGGATTTCGGCGAAGAAGAAGGCGATTTCGGTCAGCGGTTTCTGCCGACCGGTCAAGACCTTGGCATCGCTGATCGGCGCGCCCAGCGGCAGTACGGTGTACGACAGCTTGATCCACTCGATGCTGTCGGTGGTGGCGGCCCCAGGTTGCAGCGCGGCGATTTTCGGGGCGATGTACACGTTGCTTTCGATCATGCGGTCTTCCTCTTGATCATTGAGCGTTGGAAGTTTTTCCGGTCAGGTCGGATAGCTGCAGTCGCTGGATGCGACCGACGATCACCAGGTAAGAAAAAGCTGCCAGCAGGCCGTGGGCACCGACGTAGATCAGTGCGCTGTTGAACGAACCGCTGGAGTGCAGCAGGTAACCGATCACCACCGGGGTGACGATGCCGGCAGTGTTGCCCAAGGCGTTGAACACGCCGCCGGTCATACCGATCATTTCCCGCGGCGCGGTGTCTGCCACCACGCTGAAGCCGAGGTTGCCGAAGCCTTTGCCGAAGAACGCCAGGCTCATAACGGCGATCACTAGCCACTGGGCATCGACGTAGTTGCACAGCATCATGCTCGAGCTCAGCAGCACGCCAGTGATGATGGGCGTCTTGCGGGCAATGCTCAGGGATCTGGTACGACGCAACAGGTAATCGGAGAAGAACCCCGACGACACTGCGCCGATCAGCCCGCACAGGGCCGGGATCGAAGCGACAAGGCCGGCCTGGAGGATGTCGAAGCCACGCTCCTTGACCAGGTAGATCGGGAACCAAGTGACGTAGAACCAGGTCACCGCACTGACGCAGTACTGGCTGAGGAACATGCCGATCAACATGCGGCTCTTGAACAGCAGGCCGACTTCCGTCAACGAGTTCCGGCGCTTTTCCTTGGGCAGCGAAGCCTGGGCTTCGAGGTCGACCAGCGCTTCGCCCTTGCGCAGGTAGTCGAGTTCCTCGCCGTTCATCTTCGGGTGGCTGACCGGCAGGTAGTAGTTTTTCCACCAGATCGCGGCGATGCCGAAGCCGACGATGCCCATGACGATGAACACGTATTCCCAACCGAAGGCGTAGCACAGCCAGCCCATGAACGGGGTGAAGAACGCCAGCGAGATGTACTGGGCGCTGTTGAAGATGGCCCCGGCCATACCCCGCTCCGCAGACGGAAACCATGATGCGATCACCCGGGTTGAAGCCGGCCCTACCGGCGCCTCGGCCACACCCAGCAGAAAGCGCAGTGCCAGCAGCAGCGGCACGATCATGCCGACGAAGTGCACCAGGCCCATGCACACGGTGAAGGCTGACCATACGCAGATGGCCAGTGCCATGGTTTTCTTCGAGCCGAAGCGGTCCGCCAGCCAGCCCGAGGGGATAAGGAAGATTACATAGGCCCAACTGAAGATGGAGAACAGGTAACCCATTTCCACCGAGCTGATGCCGAGCTCCTTGCTCATGTCGGAACCCGCTACCGACAGGGCGGCGCGGTCACCGCTGCTCAAGGCCAGGACCATGGTGATCAGGGCCAGGATCAGGTAGCGATAACGGGTAGCTGTGGTGGACGCGGCAACGGCGCCGGGGGCTGGCCCGGCGGCGTAGGTGTCGTGGTTGTGCATCGCGGTTGCCTCATTGTTTTTATTGGCGTCGTGCAGGGCCTTGCACCGGCACCTGCTTCGAATTCTGGCAGCTCGCAGCCCTGCAGGAGAGCTGTTTTCGACCAATGACAGCGCTATCAAATGACAGCGCTGTCATTAATCCTAGGCTCGAGCTGGCGGGCTTTGCAAATGTCCGTTCGCAGTGAATTCCCATACTTTGGGAATGAGCAGGAAATGCAAAAAACGCGCGCCGTTCCGGTAACATCGGCAACATGCTCAAAGCTCCCGTCCAGAGGCCCCCATGCTGGAAACGCCCGCTACCGTCGCTGACCCGAAACCACCGCTGGCTGCCCCTGCCACCCTCGACGACGTGGCGAAGATGGCCAAGGTCTCGCCCATCACCGTTTCCCGGGTGATCAACCGGCCGGAACTGGTGTCGGAGAAAACCCAGAAAAAGGTGCGCAATGCCATCCGCAAGACGGGATATGTACCGAACATGCTCGCGGGCGCCCTGGTTTCGCAGCGCAGCCGGCTGGTCATCGTGGTGGTACCGAATGTCGCCAACCGTGCCTTCGTCGACACCATTACCCAGCTCGGTCAGCGACTGGCCACGGCCCGCTACCAGTTGCTGCTCAGCCAGTCAGACCTGGCAAACAGAAGTGAAGCGGAACTGATCGATGCGATCCTCGCCCGCCGCCCCGACGGCATCGTGCTGACCCGCCAGCTGCAAAGCCCTGAAGCGCGGGAAAAACTGATCGCCCGAGGCATTCCGGTGGTAGAGACCTGGGAGCTGGCGCAGGACCCGATCGACACGGTGGTCGGTTTTTCCCACGAGGCCGTTGGCCGGGCCATGGCCGAGCACATTATCGAACGCGGCCACCGCCGCGTGGGCCTGGTCTGGAGCGACGATGCCCGCGCCACTCGGCGGCGCCAGGCGTGTGTGGAGGCCCTGCGTGAAGCCGGCGTTGAGGTAGTTGCCTGCGAGCTCGAAGCAGTGCCGGTGAATATGGGCCACGGCCGTGAAGCCATGGCCCGGATGCTGGCAGCCAAGGTACCTATGGATGCGGTGATCTGCAGCATCGACCTGCTCGCCCAGGGGGTCATGGCCGAGGCCCAGGCCAACGGCCTGCAGGTGCCTCAGGACCTGGCGGTGATGGGCTTCGGCAACCTGGAATTCGCCGCGCATACCCACCCGCGCTTGAGCACGGTGAGTGTTGACGGCGGGCGCATTGGCCTGCGTACGGCAGAGCTTCTGCTGCAGCGGATCGAAGGCAGCCTGGAGCGTGGGGCGCAAGTGGAGGATGTCGGCTTCAGACTGGTGATTCGGGAAAGCACCTGAAGGCGTGCGTTCGCCAGCAAAAGCCCAAGCGCGGTGATGCAATTTGTCTAAGTACTGCTGAAGCAACTTGACTGGCTTCCCTTCAATGGATCGCTTCATAAGCGTCCCCCTTTTACTTTGAAAATCGCTCTCACACAGCCAGCCGTTCCAGCGAAGCCGGCGATCAGCGCAGAGGCAAGTCCCGCATAGTGGGATTTTTTTACGAAGCATCACCTGGTTGCACGCCAGAACCTCTCATATCGTGATATGTATCAAAAATAAAGGAGAGGTGATATGGAACGAACCAAGGGTACTGCCGCACTCGAAAAAGCGTTCGATTTGTTGGAGGCAATCGGTCTATCAGCTGACGGACTCGAACCCCAGCAACTCAACGCGCAGGTAAACCTGCCCCGGGCGACCTTTTACCGCTTACTAGGCCTTTTGATCGATCGCGGCATGATTAGGCGTGACAGCACTGGTAAACGGTATCGACTCGGTTTTCGGTACCTTGAAATGGTGCGCGGCGCCTGGCTCGAGCCCGACCTTGTCGCTGCCGCCAGCTTCGAATTAAGGTCATTGCGCGACTTGACTGGCGAGACCACCTATCTGGCAGTGCGTGATGGTGAACACGTATTATCTCTAGAACGATGCGACGGCGCGCACAGCAACCGTTCTGCGGCGGCAATGGGGCAACGCAAGCCGATGCACTGCACCGGCCAGGGCAAAGCGATTCTCAGCGCGATTGCCGAGATTGAACGGCGCGATCTGCTGAAAAGAATTCAGTTGGAGCGTCTTACCCCACTCACCATTACTGATCGGGCACGTCTGTTGACTGAGCTTGAGGTTACCCGCACCCGTGGTTACGCCATCGACGATGAAGAGATCGTCCTGGGTATTCGGTGTGTAGCTGCTCCGATCATTGATGCTGCAGGTCAGGTAAGGGGGGCGCTGAGCATTGCCGGTCCAGCCTACCGACTTACACGTAAACGCCTGGACCTCCTAGGGCCAGAAGTCGCAGCGTCAGCACAACGAGTCGGCAGCCAATTGACGGTTCGCCAAGTCAGTAACACACCGGATGTCTTGCAGCCAATCGATGACCGCTGGGCGTTCTTAGGGGGCTTTCCCCGCTGGAGCGGGCGGGAGAAATGCCTTTACTGGGTCGATCGACTTGCACCCGCGGTCTACCGATACACCTGCGAGGGCACAGAAAAGATCTTTCGGCCTGAACACCCTGTCATCGGTATGGAACTCACCGCTGACGGTCAGTTCATCGCACTGGAACATGAATACCTATTTGTCAGCGAGGGTCGAGTTCGCAGCCGTGGTAAATGGGGATTTGGAATGCCGACCTGCATCTGCAGCGATCCACAGGGGCGGATCTGGGCGGCTATTCGCATGGGCAGCGGCCAATGGAAAGTCGGCGAGGTGCACCGGGACGGGACATTGGCCAGCCAGTGGCAATTTAACGAAGCGATCACTGCCCTTTCTTGGGACCCTCACCGGGCCCAACTGTTTGCATTGGCTGCTGACTCCGGCACGCTGTTTAGGCTCGACTCAACCAGTCAGGTTCGTCGTTTCGCCACGCTTCCCAAGGGTTCGGGTTTGCTGAGCGGCCTTGCCGTGGATGAACAAGGCAACGTCTGGACCG
Proteins encoded in this window:
- a CDS encoding L-talarate/galactarate dehydratase yields the protein MIESNVYIAPKIAALQPGAATTDSIEWIKLSYTVLPLGAPISDAKVLTGRQKPLTEIAFFFAEIRTREGHEGIGFGYSKRAGGPGMYAHAQEIAPTLLGEDPNDIAKLYNKLLWAGASMGRSGLTTQAIAPFDIALWDLKAKRAGLPLAKLLGAHRDSVQCYNTSGGYLSTPLEKVLENVQTSRRNGIGGIKIKVGQPDTSIDFKRVQAVREQLGEGFPLMVDANQQWDRVTAQRFCRKLEQFDLTWIEEPLDSADVEGHAALAASLDTAIATGEMLTSFNEHAQLITANACDFVQPDAPRVGGITPFLQIMNLASFRGLKLAPHFAMEIHLHLAAAYPEEPWLEHFEWLEPMSNERLELREGRMWVPNRPGLGFSLSEQALAWTQHSIEFGKRP
- a CDS encoding IclR family transcriptional regulator domain-containing protein, with amino-acid sequence MERTKGTAALEKAFDLLEAIGLSADGLEPQQLNAQVNLPRATFYRLLGLLIDRGMIRRDSTGKRYRLGFRYLEMVRGAWLEPDLVAAASFELRSLRDLTGETTYLAVRDGEHVLSLERCDGAHSNRSAAAMGQRKPMHCTGQGKAILSAIAEIERRDLLKRIQLERLTPLTITDRARLLTELEVTRTRGYAIDDEEIVLGIRCVAAPIIDAAGQVRGALSIAGPAYRLTRKRLDLLGPEVAASAQRVGSQLTVRQVSNTPDVLQPIDDRWAFLGGFPRWSGREKCLYWVDRLAPAVYRYTCEGTEKIFRPEHPVIGMELTADGQFIALEHEYLFVSEGRVRSRGKWGFGMPTCICSDPQGRIWAAIRMGSGQWKVGEVHRDGTLASQWQFNEAITALSWDPHRAQLFALAADSGTLFRLDSTSQVRRFATLPKGSGLLSGLAVDEQGNVWTALSDGWSIVKFDRDGNIEQMLGVPVASPTDLCFGGNDGTTLYITSSRQAVSRHALKTAPWSGTVMCTPVDSRGAPATVTRGPV
- a CDS encoding UxaA family hydrolase gives rise to the protein MSYREVSPVIRLDAADNVVVARIEIPAGTAIPGEGVTIQQAVPLGHKVAARLITKGEPVLKYNTVIGYAAEDLPPGTWMHSHNIVFGETDRDYRYGLDYVPTDLLPPEQRATFQGIVREDGRVATRNYLGVFVVGNCGATVARKIANHFDERRLAGFPNIDGVVPYVHEIGCGMEMTGEPMDLLRRTIGGYIKHPNTVGAVVIALGCERNNIHGFFEQEGLVEGDMLKKLVIQEVGGVKSATDQGIALIEGMLPKADQARRQPVSAEHLMIGMQCGGSDGFSGLSANPALGAAVDILVRHGGTAILSETSEIFGVEHTLTARAATPAVGRKLIERIEWWLEYNRGRDTQINGRVSPGNNAGGLANVLEKSLGGAKKGGNAPLMDVYEYAHPVKTHGLVFMDTPGYDPVSATGQIAGGANLIAFTTGRGSCFGSVPAPTFKLASNSPMYQRMSDDMDINCGQIIDGDKTIAQMGQEIFERLLAHASGEATKSELNGLGEDEFCPWQIGVLA
- a CDS encoding MFS transporter, producing the protein MHNHDTYAAGPAPGAVAASTTATRYRYLILALITMVLALSSGDRAALSVAGSDMSKELGISSVEMGYLFSIFSWAYVIFLIPSGWLADRFGSKKTMALAICVWSAFTVCMGLVHFVGMIVPLLLALRFLLGVAEAPVGPASTRVIASWFPSAERGMAGAIFNSAQYISLAFFTPFMGWLCYAFGWEYVFIVMGIVGFGIAAIWWKNYYLPVSHPKMNGEELDYLRKGEALVDLEAQASLPKEKRRNSLTEVGLLFKSRMLIGMFLSQYCVSAVTWFYVTWFPIYLVKERGFDILQAGLVASIPALCGLIGAVSSGFFSDYLLRRTRSLSIARKTPIITGVLLSSSMMLCNYVDAQWLVIAVMSLAFFGKGFGNLGFSVVADTAPREMIGMTGGVFNALGNTAGIVTPVVIGYLLHSSGSFNSALIYVGAHGLLAAFSYLVIVGRIQRLQLSDLTGKTSNAQ
- a CDS encoding LacI family DNA-binding transcriptional regulator; translated protein: MLETPATVADPKPPLAAPATLDDVAKMAKVSPITVSRVINRPELVSEKTQKKVRNAIRKTGYVPNMLAGALVSQRSRLVIVVVPNVANRAFVDTITQLGQRLATARYQLLLSQSDLANRSEAELIDAILARRPDGIVLTRQLQSPEAREKLIARGIPVVETWELAQDPIDTVVGFSHEAVGRAMAEHIIERGHRRVGLVWSDDARATRRRQACVEALREAGVEVVACELEAVPVNMGHGREAMARMLAAKVPMDAVICSIDLLAQGVMAEAQANGLQVPQDLAVMGFGNLEFAAHTHPRLSTVSVDGGRIGLRTAELLLQRIEGSLERGAQVEDVGFRLVIREST